Proteins encoded in a region of the Panthera tigris isolate Pti1 chromosome B2, P.tigris_Pti1_mat1.1, whole genome shotgun sequence genome:
- the ABCC10 gene encoding ATP-binding cassette sub-family C member 10 isoform X3: MLVLALWPCIVYGDLSRICEASMERLLAQLCETSVLQPLPVWEGDTTGHCFTQLVLSALPHALLAVLSACHWGTPRNPDYILHCSPGWRLRLAASFLLSVFPLLDLLPVALPPGAGPGPIGLEVLAGGVAAVAWTSHCLALWVLVHSPHGHSRGPLALALAAFLPAPALVLTLLWHCQRGTLLPPLLPGPLSRLCLLILQLAALLAYGLGWAVPGGPREPWAQEPLLSQEQEPEIAEDGESWLSRFSYAWLTPLLSRGARGELRQPQDTCRLPHRLHPTYLARVFQACWQEGAQLWRALYGAFGQRYLALGLLKLVGTMLGFSGPLLLSLLVGFLEEGQEPLSNGLLYALALAGGAVLGAVLQNQYGYEIRKVTLQARGAVLNILYRKALQLGPRRPPAGEALNLLGTDSERLLNFAGSFHEAWGLPLQLAITLYLLHHQVGVAFVGGLIVALLLVPVNKVIATRIMASNQEMLQHKDARVKLMTELLSGIRVIKFFRWEQALGARVEACRARELGRLRVIKYLDAACVYLWAALPVVISIVIFITYVLMGHQLTATKVFTALALVRMLILPLNNFPWVINGLLEAKVSLDRIQRFLDLPNQNPQAYYSSDPPTAPSTVLELHEALFSWDPVGTSQETFISHLEVKKGALVGIVGKVGCGKSSLLAAIAGELHRLHGQVAVWGLSKGFGLATQEPWIQFATIRDNILFGKTFDAQLYQKVLEACALSDDLSVLPAGDQTEVGEKGVTLSGGQRARIALARAVYQEKDLYLLDDPLAAVDTDVANHLLHRCILGVLSHTTRLLCTHRIEYLERADVVLLMEAGRLVQAATAQSGQNLEKTKAGLEVERNTCGRLLQEESKKEGAVAFHVYQAYWRAVGQGLALAILLSLLLMQATRNAADWWLSYWISQLKADKNSSQEAPAPSSPGSMGLLSAQLLLFSPGSLYTSVSPLPKAAPNGSSDIRFYLTVYATIAGVNSLCTLLRAVLFAAGTIRAAATLHHRLLRRVLMAPVTFFESTPAGRVLNRFSSDVACADDSLPFMLNILLANAVGLLGLLAVLGSGLPWLLLLLPPLSILYYRVQRHYRASSRELRRLSSLTLSPLYTHLADTLAGLAVLRAAGASHRFEEENQRLLELNQRCQFAASAAMQWLDIRLQLMGATVVSAIAGIALVQHQQGLANPGLVGLSLSYALSLTGLLSGLVSSFTQTETMLVSVERLEEYSCDLPQEPQGQLPRLGIGWLTQGSVEFQDVVLVYRPGLPNALDGVTFRVQPGEKLGIVGRTGSGKSSLLLVLFRLLEPSSGRVLLDGVDTSQLELAELRSQLAVIPQEPFLFSGTVRENLDPQGLHEDRALWQALEQCHLSEVIMSMGGLDGELGEGGRSLSLGQRQLLCLARALLTDAKILCIDEATASVDQKTDQLLQQTICKRFADKTVLTIAHRLNTILNSDRVLVLQAGRVAELDSPAALRSQPHSLFQQLLQSSHQGSRSSP, encoded by the exons GAATCCAGATTACATCCTGCACTGCAGTCCTGGCTGGCGGCTCCGACTTGCAGCTTCCTTCCTGCTCTCCGTCTTTCCACTGCTAGACCTCCTTCCAGTTGCTTTGCCACCAGGGGCAGGCCCAGGGCCAATAGGGCTAGAAGTGCTGGCAGGGGGCGTGGCAGCTGTGGCCTGGACCAGCCACTGCCTGGCCTTGTGGGTGTTGGTTCATTCCCCTCATGGCCACTCCCGGGGACCCTTGGCCTTGGCTCTGGCTGCCTTTCTGCCAGCCCCAGCCCTAGTGCTCACCCTGTTATGGCATTGCCAACGAGGCACACTTCTGCCCCCACTTCTCCCAGGACCCCTATCCCGCCTATGCCTTCTCATCCTGCAGCTGGCTGCACTCTTAGCCTATGGACTGGGCTGGGCAGTCCCCGGGGGGCCACGGGAGCCCTgggcccaggagcccctcctgtCCCAGGAACAGGAACCTGAGATAGCTGAAGATGGGGAGAGTTGGCTGTCACGCTTTTCCTATGCCTGGCTGACACCCTTGCTGTCCCGAGGGGCCCGTGGAGAGCTACGGCAGCCCCAGGACACTTGCCGCCTTCCACACAGGCTGCACCCCACCTACCTGGCTCGAGTCTTCCAAGCATGCTGGCAGGAAGGGGCCCAGCTGTGGAGGGCCCTGTATGGGGCCTTTGGGCAGCGCTACCTGGCACTTGGACTGCTAAAACTGGTGGGGACCATGCTGGGATTCTCGGGGCCCTTGCTGCTTTCCCTACTGGTGGGCTTCctagaggaggggcaggagccaCTAAGCAATGGCCTGCTCTATGCCCTGGCGCTAGCTGGTGGGGCTGTCCTGGGTGCTGTGCTGCAGAATCAGTATGGGTACGAGATACGGAAGGTGACACTTCAGGCACGGGGGGCTGTGCTGAATATTCTGTACCGAAAGGCTTTACAGCTGGGGCCCAGACGCCCTCCTGCTGGGGAGGCCCTGAACCTGCTAGGTACCGACTCTGAGCGGCTACTCAACTTTGCTGGGAGCTTCCATGAGGCCTGGGGCCTGCCCCTGCAGCTGGCCATCACCCTCTACCTGCTGCACCACCAGGTGGGCGTGGCCTTCGTGGGTGGTCTGATCGTGGCACTGCTACTGGTCCCTGTCAACAAAGTGATTGCCACCCGCATCATGGCCAGCAACCAGGAGATGCTACAGCACAAGGATGCGCGGGTTAAG CTCATGACAGAGCTGCTGAGTGGCATTCGAGTCATCAAGTTCTTCAGGTGGGAGCAGGCCCTAGGGGCCCGAGTAGAGGCCTGTCGAGCTAGAGAACTGGGGCGACTCAGGGTCATCAAATACCTGGATGCAGCCTGTGTGTACCTGTGGGCTGCCCTGCCGGTTGTCATCTCCATCGTCATCTTCATCACCTATGTTCTCATGGGGCACCAGCTCACTGCCACCAAG GTGTTCACGGCATTGGCACTGGTGCGCATGCTCATTCTTCCCCTCAACAACTTCCCTTGGGTGATTAATGGCCTCCTGGAGGCCAAAGTGTCCTTGGACCGGATTCAGCGTTTCCTTGACCTTCCCAACCAGAACCCCCAAGCCTACTATAGCTCAG ATCCCCCCACAGCGCCATCTACGGTGTTGGAGCTGCATGAAGCCCTGTTCTCCTGGGACCCAGTTGGAACGAGCCAGGAGACCTTCATCAGTCACCTCGAAGTGAAGAAG GGTGCCTTGGTGGGCATCGTGGGGAAGGTGGGCTGTGGGAAGAGCTCGTTGCTGGCTGCCATTGCTGGGGAGCTCCACAG GCTGCATGGACAGGTGGCAGTGTGGGGGCTGTCCAAAGGCTTTGGCCTGGCGACCCAGGAACCGTGGATCCAGTTTGCCACCATCCGGGACAACATTCTCTTTGGGAAGACATTTGATGCCCAGCTGTACCAGAAAGTGCTAGAGGCCTGCGCCCTCAGTGATGACCTCAGT GTCCTGCCTGCTGGGGACCagacagaggtgggggagaagggtgtGACCCTCAGCGGGGGACAGCGGGCCCGGATTGCCCTTGCTCGTGCTGTCTACCAG GAAAAGGACCTCTATCTCCTCGATGACCCTCTGGCTGCTGTGGATACAGATGTGGCCAACCACCTGCTGCATCGGTGCATCCTGGGAGTGCTGAGCCACACCACGAGGCTGCTGTGCACCCACCGCATCGAGTACCTGGAGAGGGCAGACGTGGTGCTGCTGATGGAGGCCGGGCGCCTCGTACAAGCCG CCACAGCACAGTCTGGTCAGAACCTGGAGAAAACAAAGGCGGGGCTGGAAGTGGAGAGGAACACATGTGGCCGCCTGCTgcaggaagaaagcaagaaggaGGGTGCTGTGGCCTTCCATGTGTACCAAGCATATTGGAGGGCCGTGGGCCAGGGCCTGGCCCTAGCTATCCTCCTCTCGTTGCTGCTCATGCAAG CCACAAGGAATGCTGCTGACTGGTGGCTCTCCTACTGGATCTCTCAGCTGAAGGCAGACAAGAATAGCTCCCAGGAGGCACCAGCCCCCAGCAGCCCGGGATCCATGGGGCTTCTCTCTGCCCAGCTGCTCCTCTTCTCCCCAGGAAGCCTCTA CACCTCAGTGTCCCCACTGCCGAAAGCTGCCCCCAATGGCTCTTCAGACATCCGTTTCTACCTCACCGTGTATGCGACCATTGCCGGTGTCAACTCCCTCTGCACCCTTCTCCGGGCAGTGCTCTTTGCAGCGGGCACCATCCGAGCGGCCGCCACCCTGCATCACCGCCTGCTGCGTCGAGTCCTTATG GCGCCAGTGACTTTCTTCGAGTCCACACCCGCGGGCCGGGTCCTAAATCGCTTCTCCTCCGACGTGGCCTGTGCAGATGACAGCCTTCCCTTCATGCTCAACATCCTGCTGGCCAACGCAGTAGGCCTGCTGGGCCTCCTGGCTGTGCTGGGCTCCGGCCTGCCCTGGCTGCTACTGCTGCTGCCACCTTTGAGCATCCTCTACTACCGCGTGCAGCGCCACTACAGGGCCTCGTCCCGAGAGCTGCGGCGCCTGAGCAGCCTCACGCTGTCTCCCCTCTACACCCACCTGGCCGACACCTTGGCTGGCCTCGCAGTGCTCCGGGCCGCCGGGGCCAGTCACAG GTTTGAAGAGGAGAACCAGAGACTCCTGGAGCTAAACCAGAGGTGCCAGTTTGCTGCCAGTGCCGCAATGCAGTGGCTGGACATTCGGCTGCAGCTCATGGGGGCCACAGTGGTCAGTGCCATCGCGGGCATCGCCCTGGTGCAGCACCAGCAGGGCCTCGCCAACCCAG GACTGGTGGGCCTGTCACTATCTTATGCACTTTCCCTGACGGGCCTGCTCTCGGGCCTGGTGAGCAGCTTCACGCAGACAGAAACCATGCTGGTGAGCGTCGAGCGACTGGAGGAGTACTCCTGTGACCTACCCCAAGAGCCCCAGGGCCAGCTGCCACGG CTGGGCATCGGCTGGCTGACCCAGGGGAGCGTGGAGTTCCAGGATGTGGTGTTGGTGTACCGGCCAGGGCTGCCGAATGCCTTGGATGGGGTGACCTTCCGCGTGCAGCCTGGAGAGAAGTTGGGCATCGTGGGCCGCACGGGCTCTGGCAAGTCTTCCCTGTTGTTGGTGCTCTTCCGGCTGCTGGAACCTAGTTCGGGGCGAGTGCTGCTGGACGGTGTGGATACCAGCCAGCTGGAGCTGGCCGAGCTCAg ATCCCAGCTGGCTGTCATCCCCCAGGAACCTTTTTTGTTCAGTGGGACTGTTCGGGAAAACCTGGACCCCCAGGGCCTGCATGAGGATAGGGCCCTGTGGCAGGCCCTGGAGCAGTGCCACCTGAGTGAGGTGATCATGTCCATGG GTGGTTTGGATGGTGAGCTGGGTGAGGGAGGCCGGAGCTTATCCCTGGGGCAGAGGCAGCTGCTGTGTCTGGCCAGGGCTCTCCTCACGGATGCCAAG ATCCTGTGTATTGATGAGGCCACGGCAAGTGTGGACCAGAAGACAGACCAACTGCTCCAGCAGACCATCTGCAAACGCTTTGCCGACAAGACAGTGCTGACCATTGCCCACAG GCTCAACACGATCCTGAACTCTGACCGGGTGCTGGTGCTACAAGCGGGGAGGGTTGCGGAGCTGGACTCCCCTGCCGCCCTGCGCAGCCAGCCCCACTCACTGTTCCAGCAGCTGCTACAGAGCAGCCACCAGGGATCCCGCTCCTCTCCCTGA
- the ABCC10 gene encoding ATP-binding cassette sub-family C member 10 isoform X1, which translates to MLVLALWPCIVYGDLSRICEASMERLLAQLCETSVLQPLPVWEGDTTGHCFTQLVLSALPHALLAVLSACHWGTPRNPDYILHCSPGWRLRLAASFLLSVFPLLDLLPVALPPGAGPGPIGLEVLAGGVAAVAWTSHCLALWVLVHSPHGHSRGPLALALAAFLPAPALVLTLLWHCQRGTLLPPLLPGPLSRLCLLILQLAALLAYGLGWAVPGGPREPWAQEPLLSQEQEPEIAEDGESWLSRFSYAWLTPLLSRGARGELRQPQDTCRLPHRLHPTYLARVFQACWQEGAQLWRALYGAFGQRYLALGLLKLVGTMLGFSGPLLLSLLVGFLEEGQEPLSNGLLYALALAGGAVLGAVLQNQYGYEIRKVTLQARGAVLNILYRKALQLGPRRPPAGEALNLLGTDSERLLNFAGSFHEAWGLPLQLAITLYLLHHQVGVAFVGGLIVALLLVPVNKVIATRIMASNQEMLQHKDARVKLMTELLSGIRVIKFFRWEQALGARVEACRARELGRLRVIKYLDAACVYLWAALPVVISIVIFITYVLMGHQLTATKVFTALALVRMLILPLNNFPWVINGLLEAKVSLDRIQRFLDLPNQNPQAYYSSDPPTAPSTVLELHEALFSWDPVGTSQETFISHLEVKKGALVGIVGKVGCGKSSLLAAIAGELHRLHGQVAVWGLSKGFGLATQEPWIQFATIRDNILFGKTFDAQLYQKVLEACALSDDLSVLPAGDQTEVGEKGVTLSGGQRARIALARAVYQEKDLYLLDDPLAAVDTDVANHLLHRCILGVLSHTTRLLCTHRIEYLERADVVLLMEAGRLVQAGPPSEILPLVQAVPKAWVEDGQESDSATAQSGQNLEKTKAGLEVERNTCGRLLQEESKKEGAVAFHVYQAYWRAVGQGLALAILLSLLLMQATRNAADWWLSYWISQLKADKNSSQEAPAPSSPGSMGLLSAQLLLFSPGSLYTSVSPLPKAAPNGSSDIRFYLTVYATIAGVNSLCTLLRAVLFAAGTIRAAATLHHRLLRRVLMAPVTFFESTPAGRVLNRFSSDVACADDSLPFMLNILLANAVGLLGLLAVLGSGLPWLLLLLPPLSILYYRVQRHYRASSRELRRLSSLTLSPLYTHLADTLAGLAVLRAAGASHRFEEENQRLLELNQRCQFAASAAMQWLDIRLQLMGATVVSAIAGIALVQHQQGLANPGLVGLSLSYALSLTGLLSGLVSSFTQTETMLVSVERLEEYSCDLPQEPQGQLPRLGIGWLTQGSVEFQDVVLVYRPGLPNALDGVTFRVQPGEKLGIVGRTGSGKSSLLLVLFRLLEPSSGRVLLDGVDTSQLELAELRSQLAVIPQEPFLFSGTVRENLDPQGLHEDRALWQALEQCHLSEVIMSMGGLDGELGEGGRSLSLGQRQLLCLARALLTDAKILCIDEATASVDQKTDQLLQQTICKRFADKTVLTIAHRLNTILNSDRVLVLQAGRVAELDSPAALRSQPHSLFQQLLQSSHQGSRSSP; encoded by the exons GAATCCAGATTACATCCTGCACTGCAGTCCTGGCTGGCGGCTCCGACTTGCAGCTTCCTTCCTGCTCTCCGTCTTTCCACTGCTAGACCTCCTTCCAGTTGCTTTGCCACCAGGGGCAGGCCCAGGGCCAATAGGGCTAGAAGTGCTGGCAGGGGGCGTGGCAGCTGTGGCCTGGACCAGCCACTGCCTGGCCTTGTGGGTGTTGGTTCATTCCCCTCATGGCCACTCCCGGGGACCCTTGGCCTTGGCTCTGGCTGCCTTTCTGCCAGCCCCAGCCCTAGTGCTCACCCTGTTATGGCATTGCCAACGAGGCACACTTCTGCCCCCACTTCTCCCAGGACCCCTATCCCGCCTATGCCTTCTCATCCTGCAGCTGGCTGCACTCTTAGCCTATGGACTGGGCTGGGCAGTCCCCGGGGGGCCACGGGAGCCCTgggcccaggagcccctcctgtCCCAGGAACAGGAACCTGAGATAGCTGAAGATGGGGAGAGTTGGCTGTCACGCTTTTCCTATGCCTGGCTGACACCCTTGCTGTCCCGAGGGGCCCGTGGAGAGCTACGGCAGCCCCAGGACACTTGCCGCCTTCCACACAGGCTGCACCCCACCTACCTGGCTCGAGTCTTCCAAGCATGCTGGCAGGAAGGGGCCCAGCTGTGGAGGGCCCTGTATGGGGCCTTTGGGCAGCGCTACCTGGCACTTGGACTGCTAAAACTGGTGGGGACCATGCTGGGATTCTCGGGGCCCTTGCTGCTTTCCCTACTGGTGGGCTTCctagaggaggggcaggagccaCTAAGCAATGGCCTGCTCTATGCCCTGGCGCTAGCTGGTGGGGCTGTCCTGGGTGCTGTGCTGCAGAATCAGTATGGGTACGAGATACGGAAGGTGACACTTCAGGCACGGGGGGCTGTGCTGAATATTCTGTACCGAAAGGCTTTACAGCTGGGGCCCAGACGCCCTCCTGCTGGGGAGGCCCTGAACCTGCTAGGTACCGACTCTGAGCGGCTACTCAACTTTGCTGGGAGCTTCCATGAGGCCTGGGGCCTGCCCCTGCAGCTGGCCATCACCCTCTACCTGCTGCACCACCAGGTGGGCGTGGCCTTCGTGGGTGGTCTGATCGTGGCACTGCTACTGGTCCCTGTCAACAAAGTGATTGCCACCCGCATCATGGCCAGCAACCAGGAGATGCTACAGCACAAGGATGCGCGGGTTAAG CTCATGACAGAGCTGCTGAGTGGCATTCGAGTCATCAAGTTCTTCAGGTGGGAGCAGGCCCTAGGGGCCCGAGTAGAGGCCTGTCGAGCTAGAGAACTGGGGCGACTCAGGGTCATCAAATACCTGGATGCAGCCTGTGTGTACCTGTGGGCTGCCCTGCCGGTTGTCATCTCCATCGTCATCTTCATCACCTATGTTCTCATGGGGCACCAGCTCACTGCCACCAAG GTGTTCACGGCATTGGCACTGGTGCGCATGCTCATTCTTCCCCTCAACAACTTCCCTTGGGTGATTAATGGCCTCCTGGAGGCCAAAGTGTCCTTGGACCGGATTCAGCGTTTCCTTGACCTTCCCAACCAGAACCCCCAAGCCTACTATAGCTCAG ATCCCCCCACAGCGCCATCTACGGTGTTGGAGCTGCATGAAGCCCTGTTCTCCTGGGACCCAGTTGGAACGAGCCAGGAGACCTTCATCAGTCACCTCGAAGTGAAGAAG GGTGCCTTGGTGGGCATCGTGGGGAAGGTGGGCTGTGGGAAGAGCTCGTTGCTGGCTGCCATTGCTGGGGAGCTCCACAG GCTGCATGGACAGGTGGCAGTGTGGGGGCTGTCCAAAGGCTTTGGCCTGGCGACCCAGGAACCGTGGATCCAGTTTGCCACCATCCGGGACAACATTCTCTTTGGGAAGACATTTGATGCCCAGCTGTACCAGAAAGTGCTAGAGGCCTGCGCCCTCAGTGATGACCTCAGT GTCCTGCCTGCTGGGGACCagacagaggtgggggagaagggtgtGACCCTCAGCGGGGGACAGCGGGCCCGGATTGCCCTTGCTCGTGCTGTCTACCAG GAAAAGGACCTCTATCTCCTCGATGACCCTCTGGCTGCTGTGGATACAGATGTGGCCAACCACCTGCTGCATCGGTGCATCCTGGGAGTGCTGAGCCACACCACGAGGCTGCTGTGCACCCACCGCATCGAGTACCTGGAGAGGGCAGACGTGGTGCTGCTGATGGAGGCCGGGCGCCTCGTACAAGCCG GGCCTCCCTCTGAGATCTTGCCATTGGTGCAGGCTGTCCCCAAAGCCTGGGTTGAGGATGGACAAGAGTCTGACTCAG CCACAGCACAGTCTGGTCAGAACCTGGAGAAAACAAAGGCGGGGCTGGAAGTGGAGAGGAACACATGTGGCCGCCTGCTgcaggaagaaagcaagaaggaGGGTGCTGTGGCCTTCCATGTGTACCAAGCATATTGGAGGGCCGTGGGCCAGGGCCTGGCCCTAGCTATCCTCCTCTCGTTGCTGCTCATGCAAG CCACAAGGAATGCTGCTGACTGGTGGCTCTCCTACTGGATCTCTCAGCTGAAGGCAGACAAGAATAGCTCCCAGGAGGCACCAGCCCCCAGCAGCCCGGGATCCATGGGGCTTCTCTCTGCCCAGCTGCTCCTCTTCTCCCCAGGAAGCCTCTA CACCTCAGTGTCCCCACTGCCGAAAGCTGCCCCCAATGGCTCTTCAGACATCCGTTTCTACCTCACCGTGTATGCGACCATTGCCGGTGTCAACTCCCTCTGCACCCTTCTCCGGGCAGTGCTCTTTGCAGCGGGCACCATCCGAGCGGCCGCCACCCTGCATCACCGCCTGCTGCGTCGAGTCCTTATG GCGCCAGTGACTTTCTTCGAGTCCACACCCGCGGGCCGGGTCCTAAATCGCTTCTCCTCCGACGTGGCCTGTGCAGATGACAGCCTTCCCTTCATGCTCAACATCCTGCTGGCCAACGCAGTAGGCCTGCTGGGCCTCCTGGCTGTGCTGGGCTCCGGCCTGCCCTGGCTGCTACTGCTGCTGCCACCTTTGAGCATCCTCTACTACCGCGTGCAGCGCCACTACAGGGCCTCGTCCCGAGAGCTGCGGCGCCTGAGCAGCCTCACGCTGTCTCCCCTCTACACCCACCTGGCCGACACCTTGGCTGGCCTCGCAGTGCTCCGGGCCGCCGGGGCCAGTCACAG GTTTGAAGAGGAGAACCAGAGACTCCTGGAGCTAAACCAGAGGTGCCAGTTTGCTGCCAGTGCCGCAATGCAGTGGCTGGACATTCGGCTGCAGCTCATGGGGGCCACAGTGGTCAGTGCCATCGCGGGCATCGCCCTGGTGCAGCACCAGCAGGGCCTCGCCAACCCAG GACTGGTGGGCCTGTCACTATCTTATGCACTTTCCCTGACGGGCCTGCTCTCGGGCCTGGTGAGCAGCTTCACGCAGACAGAAACCATGCTGGTGAGCGTCGAGCGACTGGAGGAGTACTCCTGTGACCTACCCCAAGAGCCCCAGGGCCAGCTGCCACGG CTGGGCATCGGCTGGCTGACCCAGGGGAGCGTGGAGTTCCAGGATGTGGTGTTGGTGTACCGGCCAGGGCTGCCGAATGCCTTGGATGGGGTGACCTTCCGCGTGCAGCCTGGAGAGAAGTTGGGCATCGTGGGCCGCACGGGCTCTGGCAAGTCTTCCCTGTTGTTGGTGCTCTTCCGGCTGCTGGAACCTAGTTCGGGGCGAGTGCTGCTGGACGGTGTGGATACCAGCCAGCTGGAGCTGGCCGAGCTCAg ATCCCAGCTGGCTGTCATCCCCCAGGAACCTTTTTTGTTCAGTGGGACTGTTCGGGAAAACCTGGACCCCCAGGGCCTGCATGAGGATAGGGCCCTGTGGCAGGCCCTGGAGCAGTGCCACCTGAGTGAGGTGATCATGTCCATGG GTGGTTTGGATGGTGAGCTGGGTGAGGGAGGCCGGAGCTTATCCCTGGGGCAGAGGCAGCTGCTGTGTCTGGCCAGGGCTCTCCTCACGGATGCCAAG ATCCTGTGTATTGATGAGGCCACGGCAAGTGTGGACCAGAAGACAGACCAACTGCTCCAGCAGACCATCTGCAAACGCTTTGCCGACAAGACAGTGCTGACCATTGCCCACAG GCTCAACACGATCCTGAACTCTGACCGGGTGCTGGTGCTACAAGCGGGGAGGGTTGCGGAGCTGGACTCCCCTGCCGCCCTGCGCAGCCAGCCCCACTCACTGTTCCAGCAGCTGCTACAGAGCAGCCACCAGGGATCCCGCTCCTCTCCCTGA